CCCGAGATCTGGGAGCAGAGCCGCGGGCGCCTGACGCATTTCGTGGCCGGCGTCGGGACGGGGGGAACGGTGTCGGGCGCGGGACGATTCCTCAAGGAGAAGCGGGCGGACCTGAGGGTGATCGGAGTGGAGCCGTCGGGCCCGCTGCACGGCCTGGAAGGACTCAAGCACCTTCCGACCGCGCTACGACCGTCGACGTACGATGCGCGCGTGGTCGACGAGACCGTCCGCATCGAGACGGAGGCGGCCCAGCGGATGCAGCGGCGGCTCGCGACCGAGGAGGGACTCGCGGTCGGGGTGTCGTCCGGCGCCGCGGTCCTCGCCGCGCTCGATGTCGGCGCCCGGGCGCCGGGTGCGGTGATCGTGACGGTGCTGCCGGACGCCGGGCACCTCGCCGGAGGCGCGACCGCGTGAGGGCGATCGAGCTGCCCTCGCCGCTGGTCGAGGCGATGGGCCGCCATGCCCGTGCGAGCTACCCGGAGGAGTGCTGCGGCTTCCTGATCGGCGCGCTCGATCCCCCCGAGCCGACCGGGCGGCGCCGCCTCTTGGAGGTCGAGCCGGCCGCCAACGAGTTCGACGGCGAGCGAAGTCGGCGCTTCATGATCCGGCCACGGGACCTCCTCGAGGCCGAGCGCCGGCGCGAGGGTACGGACCGGATGGTCGCCGGCTTCTACCACTCCCACCCGGACCACCCGGCCCGCCCGTCGGCGTTCGACCAGGAGCACGCGCTCCCGTGGTACACGTACATCGTCCTCTCGGTCACCGCGCAGGAGGTGCCGACCCTGGGCGCGTTCGAGCTCGACGAGGCCACCCGCATCTTCCACGAAGTGCCGGTCGTCCCGCCCGCGGCACTGGACCGCGGGTAACGCAGAGCCTATGAGGAGTGTCGGTCCGGTAGGGTCGATGGGGCGCGTCACCGTCCGCCTGCCCACGCCGCTGCGCGCGTTCGCGGGCGGCCACGCCGAGGTCGCCTCGGAGGGAGCGACGGTCGGCGCGGTCGTGCAGGGGGTCGCGAACGCCTACCCCGGGCTGCGGCCCCACCTGTTCACGGCGGACGGCGCCCTGCGCAACTTCGTCAGCGTCTACCTCAACGACGAGGACGTCCGCTACCTCGAGCGGGACGCGACGCCGGTGAAGGACCGGGACGTCGTGTCGATCGTCCCGGCGATCGCGGGCGGGGCACCGAGCTCGGTCCAGCGCGCGCCCGCGCCGAACCCGCTCGCGGTGCTCCCGAACGCGCCGGCCGACACGTTCGGCCGGGACGAGCTGCGCCGCTACAGCCGTCACCTCCTCCTGCCCGAGGTCGGCGTCGAGGGGCAGAAGGCGCTGCGGCGGGCCAAGGTGCTGCTCGTCGGCGCGGGCGGCCTCGGCTCGCCCACCGCGCTCTACCTCACGGCGGCCGGCGTCGGCGAGATCGGGCTCGTCGATTTCGACGAGGTCGATCTCTCGAACCTGCAGCGCCAGGTCCTCTACACGACCAACGACCTCGGGCGGCCCAAGACCCAGGCCGCCCGCGAGCGCCTCGAGGCGCTCAACCCGGGCACCCGGATCGTGCCGGTCGCCGCACGCCTCACCGCGGAGAACGCGCTCGACGTCCTTGCGCCGTACGACGTGATCGTCGACGGGACCGACAACTTCCCGACCCGCTACCTCGTCAACGACGCCTGCGTCCTGCTCGGTAAGCCGAACGTCTACGGCTCGATCTACCGCTTCGAGGGCCAGGCGAGCGTGTTCGATGCGCGGACCGGTCCCTGCTACCGGTGCCTCTACGCCGAGCCCCCGCCCGCCGACCTCGTGCCCTCGTGCGCGGAGGGCGGCGTCCTCGGCGTCCTGCCCGGGCTGATCGGCCTGATCCAGGCGACCGAGACGGTGAAGCTGATCCTGGGCGCCGGCGAGCCGCTCGTGGGCCGACTGCTGCTCTACGACGCGCTCGCGATGCGCTTCCGCGAGCTCACGCTCCGCAAGAACCCGGCGTGCGTGATCTGCTCCCCGAACGCGACCCAGCACGGGCTGATCGATTACCCCGCCTTCTGCGGTGTCCCCGCCCCGGGCGCCACGAGCGAATCGGCGGGCCTGCCCGAGATCTCGCCGGAGGAGCTGCGCGACGAGCTCGCCGGCCCGAGCCCGCCGATGCTGCTCGACGTGCGCGAGCCGAACGAGTGGGAGATCGTCCATCTCCCGCAGGCCCACCTGATCCCGCGCGCGCAACTGCCCGACCGGCTCAACGAGATCACCAGCGCCCAGCGGGTCGTCGTCTACTGCCGGACGGGCGGCCGTTCCGCCCAGGCGACCCGCCTGCTGCTCGACCTCGGATTCACGAACGTGCGCAACCTCTCCGGCGGCATCACCGCCTGGGCGCAGCGGATCGACCCGTCGCTGCCGACGTACTAGGCGCGGGCCGCGGCGGCCGGCGCGCCGTCATCCACCTCGAGCGGCCCGGCGTACGAGCGCACTCGCCGGGAGAGCTCGCGCGCAAACGCGGCCGGGTCCCGGGGCGACACGAACAGCGGGATCTCTCCCGCCGTCACCAGGACCCCGGCGGAGTCGGTGTGGATGGCGTCGAACGCGCCGACGCGCGGACTCCACATCCGGCCCCGCCAGCCCCATCCCCCGAAGAAGCCGACCGGCGAGAGGTCCCGGAAGCTCAGGATCTCGATGCGGCGCACGTCCCGCAGCGCGACGTTCCGGGAGCCGAACAGGCGCAGGGCCGACATCGCGGCCCGATCGATGCGGTAGGTCGTGGAGAGGTACCGGGCGAGCAGCACGAGGGTCAGCACGATCACGGCCTCGATCAGCCACGGATACATGACGACCGGAGAGCGGACGCCGAGGAAGTACAGGATCAGCACGACGAACGCGTAGACACCGATCGTGGCAGCCGAGAGGTGGCCGTGCATCCGGAACGGCCGGCCGGGGACGGCCGCGCCCGCGCCCGGCTCAGGCGGCGGCTTCGTAGTAGTACTCTCCCCGCGCCCGCTGCTCGCGGTCGAGGGCCGAGCCCTCGCGGTTGATGCGGGGCCGCAGCGTCTCCGCGTCCCGTCGGAACGTCACGCCGACCTCCGCGAGCAGCCGGTTCATCCCCTCGCGCATGGCGAACGGTCCATCCCCGCGCCCGGCGCGCCCGTCCGGCGCGTCCGGGCGGAAGACCATCAGCTCGTCGCAGGCGAGGTCCAGGAAGTAGACGTCGTGGTCGACGACCAGAGCGCTGACCGCCTGCCGCTCGACCTGGCGTCGGACGAGCCGGGCCATCGCCATCCGCTCGTCCGCGTCGAGGTACGCCGACGGCTCGTCGAGCAGGTAGAGCGTCGCGGTGCGCGCGAGCGCGAGCGCGACGGCGGCCCGCTGCAGCTCCCCGCCCGACAGATCCGGGAGCGCCACGTCCAGGATCTCGTCGAGGTGCAGCCCCGGCACGAGCTCGCGCTCGAACAGCTTCCCGTCGAACGTCGGATCCGCCGCGAGCGCGACCTGGCGCTCGCGCAGGCTCGCCGGTTGCGTCGCCTTCAGGTACTGGGGTTTGTAGCTCACGGTGACGTTCGCCGGCGGCGCCCCGCGCGTCGGCGGCTCGACGCCCGCGAGCATCCGCACGAACGTCGTCTTGCCGGTCGCGTTCGGTCCGACGATCCCGACGGTCTGGCCGGTGCCGAGGGTGCCGGCGCCGACGCTGAGGCGGAAGCCCGGGAACTCCTTCTCGAGCTCGGGGAACGCGACGAGGGCGTTCGCTCGGGCCGCCGGCTTCGGAGGATGCGCGACGAAGCGGACGGGATCGGTGCGGAAGCGCACGTTCTCGTCCTTGAGGTAGCCGGTGAGGTACGTGTTGATCGCCGACCGCATCGGGATCGGGTGGCTCACGACGCCGAACGCGGCCGGGGTGCCGTAGATCAGGTGCGCCGCGTCGGCGAGGTAGTCGAGCAGCGCGAGATCGTGCTCGACGACGATGACGCCCTTGGACTCGCCGAGCCGCCGCAGCAGGCGCGCCACGACAAGTCGGTGCACGATGTCGAGGTAGCTCGACGGCTCGTCGATCAGGTAGAGGTCGGCGTCGGTCGCCAGGGTCCGGCCGATCGCCGCGAGCTGGAGCTCGCCGCCGGAGAGCTCGGCGAGAGGGCGGTCCGCTCGGGCCCCCAGGCCGACCGCGTCCAGCGCCGCGCGTCCGCCGGCGCCGCCGGCCTCGACGTACTCCCGGACGCTGGACGGCTGCTCGGCGATCGCATCGACGTACTGCGGCTTGACGACCGCCTTCAGTTCCCCCCGGGCCACGCGCTCGAAGTGCGCGAACAGCGCCGTGCCGCGGTAGTGCGAGAGCACCTTCGCCCAGTCCGGTGCCTCCGCGTAGTCGCCGAGATTCGGGACCAGTCCTCCCGCGAGCAGCCGCAGGGCCGTGGACTTACCGGTCCCGTTGGGTCCCAGGAGTCCGGTGATCCCCTGCGACGGCGGGATCGGCAGCCGGTACATGCGGAAGCCGTTGTAGCCGAACCGGTGGACGATCTCGCTCGGGTCGGCCTCGGGCGTGTTCAGGATCTTGATCGCGTCGAACGGGCACTTGTGCACGCAGATGCCGCAGCCGATGCACAGGGTCTCGGAGATGATCGGCCTGCCGTTCGGCCCCTCGACGATGCACTCCTGGCCCATGCGCACCGGCGGGCAGTAGGCCTGGCACTCCCACTGGCACTCCTTGGGATG
This region of Thermoplasmata archaeon genomic DNA includes:
- a CDS encoding ribosome biogenesis/translation initiation ATPase RLI: MARIAILLDDRCHPKECQWECQAYCPPVRMGQECIVEGPNGRPIISETLCIGCGICVHKCPFDAIKILNTPEADPSEIVHRFGYNGFRMYRLPIPPSQGITGLLGPNGTGKSTALRLLAGGLVPNLGDYAEAPDWAKVLSHYRGTALFAHFERVARGELKAVVKPQYVDAIAEQPSSVREYVEAGGAGGRAALDAVGLGARADRPLAELSGGELQLAAIGRTLATDADLYLIDEPSSYLDIVHRLVVARLLRRLGESKGVIVVEHDLALLDYLADAAHLIYGTPAAFGVVSHPIPMRSAINTYLTGYLKDENVRFRTDPVRFVAHPPKPAARANALVAFPELEKEFPGFRLSVGAGTLGTGQTVGIVGPNATGKTTFVRMLAGVEPPTRGAPPANVTVSYKPQYLKATQPASLRERQVALAADPTFDGKLFERELVPGLHLDEILDVALPDLSGGELQRAAVALALARTATLYLLDEPSAYLDADERMAMARLVRRQVERQAVSALVVDHDVYFLDLACDELMVFRPDAPDGRAGRGDGPFAMREGMNRLLAEVGVTFRRDAETLRPRINREGSALDREQRARGEYYYEAAA
- a CDS encoding M67 family metallopeptidase — protein: MRAIELPSPLVEAMGRHARASYPEECCGFLIGALDPPEPTGRRRLLEVEPAANEFDGERSRRFMIRPRDLLEAERRREGTDRMVAGFYHSHPDHPARPSAFDQEHALPWYTYIVLSVTAQEVPTLGAFELDEATRIFHEVPVVPPAALDRG
- the moeB gene encoding molybdopterin-synthase adenylyltransferase MoeB; amino-acid sequence: MGRVTVRLPTPLRAFAGGHAEVASEGATVGAVVQGVANAYPGLRPHLFTADGALRNFVSVYLNDEDVRYLERDATPVKDRDVVSIVPAIAGGAPSSVQRAPAPNPLAVLPNAPADTFGRDELRRYSRHLLLPEVGVEGQKALRRAKVLLVGAGGLGSPTALYLTAAGVGEIGLVDFDEVDLSNLQRQVLYTTNDLGRPKTQAARERLEALNPGTRIVPVAARLTAENALDVLAPYDVIVDGTDNFPTRYLVNDACVLLGKPNVYGSIYRFEGQASVFDARTGPCYRCLYAEPPPADLVPSCAEGGVLGVLPGLIGLIQATETVKLILGAGEPLVGRLLLYDALAMRFRELTLRKNPACVICSPNATQHGLIDYPAFCGVPAPGATSESAGLPEISPEELRDELAGPSPPMLLDVREPNEWEIVHLPQAHLIPRAQLPDRLNEITSAQRVVVYCRTGGRSAQATRLLLDLGFTNVRNLSGGITAWAQRIDPSLPTY